GCTTggcggcggggggggggggttctGTGGGGgcaatttggggaggggtcagcacaagaggggtggggggggtcacagggacccctccccaggaccccccgaGTGCCCCCATTGTGCAGGGCcgggggtccctggggtggTCCAAAGCGCCCCCGTGTGCACcctggggacccctccccattgccgggggtcccgggggggtttggggtgggggtcTCACCTCGGGGGTCCCCGGGGTCCCCGCAGGCGGCTGCGAATCCGGCGGTGACGGCGACTGCGGCGGGGGAGGGGCGGAGGGCTCGGAActggggggggagggggcaaAGGGGCGGGGTCAGGGGgggagacccctccccaaagaCCCCCCTGgggtgagacccctccccaaggATCCCCCTGgggtgagacccctccccaaggATCCCCCTGgggtgagacccctccccaaggACCCCTCAGGgggtgagacccctccccaaggATCCTCCCAGGGGTGGGACcatcccccaggacccctccccaaGGAGCCCCAGAGGGTCccgagggcagggatgggggctgGGGGTCTCTGGAGTACCCCAAAGtccccctgggctgcagccctgggaccccctccccaCTCATGGGGGTCAGGGGGATCATTCTGGCCCCTCCCCACCCACAGGGGTCGCTCTGCCCACATTGGGACCCCCCCCCACTAATGGGGGTCAGGGGTGGAGGTCCCTCTGTCCATCccgagccccctccccagccccaagggggggggtccctgcccatcctgagcccaccccccagccatggggaggggtctcacctGCAGGGGTCATGGGGGGGTCGCTGCGGCTggcccatcccagccccctgcccatccctgggggtccctgtgccccctccccagccccaagggagggtccccagccccatggggaggggtctcacctGCGGGGGTCGGGGGGGGTCGCTGCGGCTGGCCCATCCCGAGCCGTCTCGGGGCACCAGGGCCACGTTGGGGTCGTTGCCTTTGTTCTCGGCCTTCAGGCTCGGCAGGTGCGCGGGGGGGGGCATGCGCCGGGTGGGCAccttgcccaggctctgcagcccaTGGCGGGGGGCGCCTGGGGGGGGGGAGAGACCCCTGAGTGCCCCCCGAACCGACCCCGGGACCCCCGAACCAACCCtgagcccccctgagccccccaggccttgcccaggctctgcagcccaTGGCGGGGGGGCgccctggggggcacagggaggggtgagaCCCCCAGACtgcccccgggacccccaaactgcccctgaacctccctgagccccccaggcctggcccaggctctgcagcccaTGGCGGGGGGGCGCCTGGGGGAGGCAGGGTCAGGGTGAGACCCCCAAACCGACCCTGGGACCCCTGAACTGACCCCAggccccccccagcccccctcaTTTAGCTACAGGGGGGGGTCACACCAGAGGGAcccccccccaggacccctcgAACCTCCTATTTTGGGGaccccctcctccctccccagctcccccccCAGAACCACGGGGCTCTCATTTTGGAGACCCCTCCTCAAACCTACATCCACCCCCAAACAGCGGGGGGGGGGTCCCCATTTTAGGGACCccacaacccccccccccccccaaaaagcGGGGGGGGTCCCATTTTAGAGACCCcacaaccccccccaaaaccacgGGGGTCCCACTTTGAGGACCCCTCCCCAACTCCCCCCCAAACCGACTGGGTCCCATTTTGGAGCCCCCTCCTCAAACCcacaaatccccccaaaaccatGGGGGGCTCCCATTttagggacccctccccaaccCCACCCAAAACCGAGGGGTCCCATTTTGAggaccccagagccctccccCATTTTGGGGCCCCCCTCCTCCCTCCatgaccccacagcccccccccCCATAACCCGGgtgttccccccccccccccgtcccTTGGCCCATTCCCCGTCCCGGTTACCGGCGGCGCGGGGGGGCTCGAGCGGCCGCCCCCGGTAGCTCTCACTGAGGCTCAGGCAGTTGTAGCGCCGGCCCCGCGCAGCCCGATCGCTCATGGCGCCGCATCGGCCGCACCGGGACCtgcgggcggggagcgggggTCACACCGGGGCACGCGGGGCCGCCGCTGCCGGTACCTCCCGGTACAGGCCGCAGGCCGCGCCCCCCCACCTCAGAACACCGGGGGGGTCACGGAACCGCCCCCCCCTCCTCACACACCCCCCTAAGCACCGCCCACACCTTACCGGgacccccggccccgccccctcccggTACCGGCGGTGGGGGATGGGCCCCGGTGTGAGGGGGCCTCGCCGTTCCAAGATGGCGGCCGGGCCTGCGCTGAGGGAGccgggatgggggggggggggggggtgttacGGGTGGATCTGCGCGCCCTCCCCCGGTTCCCGTACCCACCTTGTCCGCCCCGGGCGGGCTccgcggcggcggctccgcgctcgggggcggcgggcgggggcgggcgggcgccGGATGGCGGCGGATTCCGCtgccccccccctccctccctccctccgaCACAGGGCCCGCGGGGCCTCCGCGCATGCGCCGCGCGCCTCGGGCCGCACCGCGCGCAGCGGGGGGGGCGAGGCCGCCGCGGGGACGCGCCGCCATTGGCTGAGGGAGCCGAGCGGGCGAGACCAATGCGGGGTGGAGGGAAGGGGGGGGAGCGCGCTCCCCCGCGGAGTGGAGCGGTCCTGGAGGTGACGTCATTTGGCGGCGGCGCTGCGGCGCCCCCTGGCGGACGGGAGGGTTGGCGGCGCTCGTTGCCGTGGTAACGGGAGCCGCGCCCA
The Agelaius phoeniceus isolate bAgePho1 unplaced genomic scaffold, bAgePho1.hap1 Scaffold_437, whole genome shotgun sequence DNA segment above includes these coding regions:
- the LOC129134571 gene encoding protein PRRC2C, which translates into the protein MSDRAARGRRYNCLSLSESYRGRPLEPPRAAGAPRHGLQSLGKVPTRRMPPPAHLPSLKAENKGNDPNVALVPRDGSGWASRSDPPRPPQFRALRPSPAAVAVTAGFAAACGDPGDPREPPPPAAKRGKVLGAGQRFPRRWCQGPAPPGPVLTGGVPQFGGGRRAGEGRPRAGGRCRRVGWARTEPPPPR